The Streptomyces cathayae DNA segment CTCAAGGGCTTCGGTGACGGCGTGGGCGGGGCCAAGGGCGACGAGAAGTCCCTGCTGTCCGAACTGATCGACAAGTTCAACGCCAAGTTCGGCACGGACTTCACCGAGACGGACCTTCTGCCCGTCATCAACCTCACCAGCGAGGACCCGAAGGTCCGCGCCGCCGCCTGCGTCAACGACGAGGCCAACTTCGGGATCGTCTTCGACAAGAAGTTCGAGGAGAACATGATGGACCACGTGTCCACCATCGACACCCTCGGCAAGCGCTACTTCGGCGTCGACCGCGAATTCAAGTCCAACCTGGACCGCAGCGCTCGCCGCGCGGCCTGGCGGATGATCCGCAGCGAGGAAGGTCTGGACGACTTCTGAGACCTGAAGCGAAGGAAGGGGTCCGGCGTGCACGCCGGACCCCTTCCTTCGTCCATCCGCAGCGGGTCAGCGCCCGGCAGCCATCTGCACAAAGCTGGCCCAGGCATCGGCACCGACGGCAAGGCGGGCCGCCGCAGGCTGCTTCGAGTCCCGGATGAGGACAGCTTCAGTGGTCGCGGCGACCTCGACGCATTCACCACCGCCGCCTGTGCTGTAGCTGCTCTTGAACCAGGCGGCTTCTGGCACGGCGTGCGCGATGCGAACGCTCATGACTCTCCCATCAGTAGCTCGATGAACGCGGACGACTCAGTCGGCGTCAGCGCCTGTGATCGGAGGATGCCATACCGGGCTTCGAGTTCGTGCACCCTTGTCGCATCCATATACAGCCGACTGTCGTCCTGTACTTCTGCGTACGCGATGCGCTGGCGTTTGTCCATATCGATCAGCGTGAAGGGTCCGCCCAACGCGGCGTTGTCCTCCCGGTCCGTCGGCATGACCTGAACCTCCACGTGCCTCAACTGGGCGGTGAGGAGAACCTGTTCCAGTGCCTCGCGCATGACCTTGCGACCACCGATCGGCCTCCGCAGGACCGCTTCCTCGATCACGAAGCTCATCAGCGGTGCATGACGCCGCTCAAAGATCGACTGTCGCGCCAGGCGAGCCTCCAGCCGTTGCTCAATAACCTCGTCATCAAGCAACGGACGCTGCATCTGGAAGACCGCCCGAGCGTAATCCTCTGTCTGCAACAGGCCTGGCACAGCGAACACCGCATAGACACGCAAGCCGACGGCCTTGGCCTCCATACAAGCCGCGTCCCGGAAGTAGGCGGGGTACTGAGCCCGAGCCACCTCCTCCTTCAAGGCGCTGAGCACGCCTCCCGCCCCCAACACCTCATCCGCCTTCTCGATGAACCCCGCCTGCGGAATCCGCCGCCCCTGCTCGATGGAGGCCACCGTCTCGGGCGAGTAGCCCATCCGCTTGCCGAACTCCGGTCGTTCCAGGCCCGCCCGGATGCGCAGCAGCTTCAACTGCCGTCCGAACGCGGTGACGACCCCCGCCCCCGGCTCGTCCCCGGGCCTCCGGTTCCCGCTCCCCTGCCCCTGGCCGCCCTGCACTGGCACCGGTACCGCCGCCTGCCCCTGGCCCGCCTCTTCGTCCCGCACGCTCGTCATGTCCCGCGCCTCTCCCCGTGCCGTTTCCGGCCGTTCCATACCGCTTCGTACACCGTCGTGTGCCGCCGCGTACGAAGGGTTCGCGTCGGCGCGTCACCACTGGTCACGCTAGGCCACGGCACGCCACTGTGAGTGCATGACCGCAGCACGACCACCCCTGACGGTGAACGTTTCCCGCCGCGGCTGAACCGGAGCCGCGCCGCGGGCCGGCAGCCGGCGCCCGGAAGAACCCACGCCACCACGACCTTCCCGCCCACCAGGAGGCACCGATGTTCGCCCACTCCGACCGGCTCCCCACCGGGACACCGCTGCCCGACGGCATCAGCACGCCCGCGCCGTGGGGGCTGCGCCGCATGGCGCCGTACCCCGCCCTCGCTCCCTCGTACGCCCGCGTCGAGCTGGACCCGGCCACCCAGACCGGCCGCTACCTCGACGCCGCCGGACAGGTCATGGAGATGCCCGGCCACGAGACCAGCACCGGCACCCGGCCCGCCACCAACACCGGCAACCCCTCCGACGGGTCGAGGCCCGGCGGCAGCGGTGGCGGCGCCCAGGACAGCGGAAACGACACCGACCAGTGACCGACACCAGCCCGGTTCTGGTCGTCACCAACCTGGACGACCCCACGACCGACCTGGTGATCCACGAACTGCACCGCCGGAGCGTCCCGGTCGTGCGGTCGACTCCGGGGACTTCCCCGGCACCCTGTCGTTCGCGGCCACCCTCACGGCGCACGGGATCGAAGGCACGCTGACCACGCCCACGCGCACGGCGGACCTGTCCCGCGTCCGCTCCCTGTGCTACCGCAGGCCCTCCGGGTTCACCTTCCCCCACCTCGACCCCCAGACCGAGCGCTTCGCCCTCACCCAGGCCCGCTACGGCCTCGGCGGGGTGATGGCGTCGCTGCCCGGCTGCCGGTACGTCAACCACCCGCACCGCATCGGCGACGCCGAGTTCAAGCCTGCCGGGCTCGCCGCCGCGGCCGCGTGCGGATTCCGTCTGCCACCCACGACGATCACCTCCTGCCCGCTCGCCGCACGCGCCTTCGCCGAGACCCACGGCCCGGTGATCTACAAGCCGCTGTCCACGCCGCTGTACCGGATCGACGGCGTCTCCTGCACGGTCGAGGTGCGCGAGGTCACCGCCGACGAGATCGACGACACGGTGACCGGCACCGCCCACCTCTTCCAGCAGCGGATCGACAAGACCGGCGACGTGCGCGTGACCGTCATCGGCGACCGGGTCTTCTGCCCCCGTGCCGGCCGGCAGGAATCTGGAGGTCGAGGCGGACCAGGTGCCGGGCTTCCTGCGCGAGATCGCTCTGCTGCGCGCCCCTCTCGATCCGATCGCCTTCGGCACCGGGCACCCGCGGACGGCCGAGGAGCACGGGGAGCAGAGCCGGCTCCGGCGCGGGTCAGCGAGGAAGCCGCTCTGCGAGCCCTGGGGATCGGCGGCGGTGTTCTCGTCCGGTGACGTACGGGGTGCGGTGGCGTACGGAAACCGCCGCCCCGCTCGGGCGGTGACCGAGCGGGGCGGCGGACGGGACGAGGGGAGGGCGGCGGGGACCTGGGCCCCTCTCCTCGGGACTGTGCCGGGGGTCACCCCATCTCCTCCAGCGCCTTGCCCTTCGTCTCCTTGACGAACTTCAGGACGAACGGGATGGAGAGCGCCGCGAAGAACGTGTAGATCAGATAGGTGCCGGAGAGGTTCCAGTCGGCCAGCGACGGGAAGCTCACGGTGATCATCCAGTTGGCGATCCACTGGGCGGAGGCGGCCACGCCCAGGGCGGCGGCGCGGATCTTGTTCGGGAACATCTCGCCGAGCAGCACCCAGACGACCACACCCCAGGACAGGGCGAAGAAGAGGACGAAGAGGTGGGCGGCGACCAGGGCGACCAGGCCCTGGGTGGCCGGCAGCTTGCCGTCGACCAACGGGTGCGAGAACGCCCAGGCCTCCAGGGCCAGGCCGACGACCATGCCGGAGGAGCCGATGAGCGCGAGCGGCCTGCGGCCGATGCGGTCCACGAAGATCATCGCGATCACGGTGCCGATGATGTTGATGATCGATGTCGTGAACGAGTAGAGGAACGAGTCCGTCGGGTTGATGCCGACCGACTGCCACAGCGTCGCGGAGTAGTAGAACGCGACGTTGATGCCGACGAACTGCTGGAACGCGGACAGGCCGATGCCGATCCAGACGATCCGCTTGAAGAGGAAGCTGTTGCCGAGCAGGTCCTTGAAGGTGGACTTGTGCTCGCGCTTCATGGCGTGCTCGATCTCGGCCACGCGGGCGTCGAGGTCGACGCCCTTGCCCTCGACCTCGGCGAGGATCTCGCGGGCGCGCTCGCGGCGGCCGACGGAGAGCAGGAAGCGCGGGGACTCGGGAATGACGAAGGAGAGCAGTCCGTACAGCACGGCCGGGACGACCATCACGCCCAGCATGACCTGCCAGGCCTCCAGGCCCAGCAGCTCACCGCGCTGGTCGCCGCCGGCGGCGTGGAGCAGACCCCAGTTGATCAGCTGGGAGGTGGCGATACCGACGACGATCGCGGCCTGCTGGAAGGAGCCGAGGCGGCCGCGGTAGGCGGGCGGGGAGACCTCGGCGATGTAGGCCGGGCCGATGACGGAGGCCATGCCGATGGCGAAGCCGCCGACGATGCGCCAGAAGGCGAGGTCCCACAGGGCGAAGGGCAGGGCCGAGCCGATGGCGCTGGCGGCGAACAGGGTCGCGGCGATCTGCATGCACCGGATGCGGCCGATGCGGTCGGCTATGCGGCCCGCGGTCGCGGCGCCGACGGCGCAGCCGATCAGGGCGATGGCGATGACCTGGGCCAGCTCCGCGGATCCGATGCCGTAGCGGCTCCGGATGGCCTCGACGGCGCCGTTGATCACGGAGCTGTCGTAACCGAAGAGGAAACCGCCCATGGCGGCCGACGCCGCGATGAAGATGACGTGCCCGAGATGTTCGGGATGAGCCGTACCGGCTCCTGGCCCGGGGGCCTGCTCTGTGCTGGTCACGTGTGCTCCTCGGGCGCCCCGGCGACGCTACCGGGGTGGGGTCGGCCCTTCCAGGTGAAACCTGAAGGCAAAAGCAACGCCGCAGAGAGAATGACTTCACATATCGAAGTCAATACCCTTACTGCTGCGGGATTTCACCGCCCGCCAGCGGGCTTGAGTTCAAATACTGTAGTCAAGTGTCGGACACGATCCGACTACCCCGAAGTCGCGGAGGCACACGGGGTTCGTGGCACAGGAGTTCCCAGGCAGTGGGGCCTCGGCCCGGGCCCCCCGCAGTGGAATGCGGAACAGCCACCGCAGCAAAGCTGCCATCGGGTACCGCCCCGTACAACATCCGCGCCCGCCCCGTACCAATCACCGGAAGCAGCGCGTCACCACTGGTCACGCTGTGCCACGAAGCGCCACCGTACGTGCATGACCGCAACACGATCACCCCTCACGGCACATCAGTTCACGATGCGCTTCAGCTCCACCCCGCGTGGCGCCCGTCTCGCCAGACGGCTGTGCGGGCACCGCCTCGACGCCTGGGGCATCCCGTACGGCAGCGACGCGCACGACGTCGTCACACTCGTCGCGGCCGAACTGTGCGCCAACGCCGTACGGCACGGGCACGTGGCCGGCCGTGACTTCCACCTGCTGCTGACGGCCGACACCGCGACCGGAACCGTACGCATCGAGGTGAGCGACACCCATGGGGAACGTCTGCCGGCGCCTCCGTCCTCGCCTCCGGCCGACGGCGAGGAAGGACGCGGGCTGCTGCTCGTCGCGGCGTTGGCCGACCGGTGGGGGTGCTGCCCGCGCCGTTCGGGCGGCCCCGGCAAGACGGTCTGGGCGCAGTGCGCGGCGCCTGGCCTGATCTCACCGCCCCCGCTCCCGTAGACCGCTCCCTCGCCCGCCCCCACTGGACTCTTCCGTCGCTTACCGGCCAGGATGCCCCTGCATCACATCGGGCGCTCGACGGGCGAGGACGAGGGGCGGGGCGGGACCACGTGCCGGACGACACACGACGGATCGCGGATCGGTACGACCTGCTCGAACCCCTCAGTCACGGCGGCATGGGGGACGTGTGGCGTGGTTTCGACGCCGTGCTGGACCGGCCCGTCGCCGTGAAGCTGGTGCGTCCGCAGGCGGTGACGTCGCCGCAGTTGGCGGAGGAGTTCGAGAAGCGGTTCCGGCGGGAGGCGCGGGTCACCGCGCGGATCCAGCATCCGGGCGTGCCGCAGGTGTACGACGCGGTGCTGGACGAGTCGTACGACCAGCTGTTCCTGGTGATGGAGCTGGTGGACGGCGTCCCGCTGACCGCGTACATGCACCCGGGCGAACTCCTGCCGGTCAGCTGGGCGGTGGCCGTGGCCGCGCAGGTCGCCACGGTGCTGTCGCACGCGCACGAGGTGCCCGTGGTGCACCGGGACCTCAAGCCGAGCAACATCCTGGTGGCCCGGGACGGCACGGTGAAGGTGCTGGACTTCGGCATCGCGGCCATCCTGCGCACCGACGTCACCAAGCTGACGGCGACGGGCAGCCCCATCGGCACGTACCAGTACATGGCGCCGGAGCAGGTGCGGGGCGCCCGGGTCACCCCCCGCACCGACCTGTACGCGCTGGGCTGCGTCCTGCACGAACTGCTCTGCGGGCGGCCGCCGTTCGCCGGGGACAGCGAGTGGCAGCTGATGACGCAGCACGTCAACGCGGCCCCGACATCCCTGCGGCAGCTGCGCGCCGACGTCCCGGAGGCCCTGGAGGAACTCGTCCTGCACCTGCTGCGCAAGGCGCCCGAGGCGCGTCCGGTGGACGTGCAGGAGGTGTACGAACGGCTGCGGCCGTTCCTGCCGGCACCCGGGGAGGAGTCCGCGCCCAGGGAGGCGGGTCCCGCGGGGGCGCCCGACCCGACCGGGATCTTCCGGCGTCCGTACGCACCCCGGTCGCGCACCGGCACCGCGGGCGCGCGGTCCGCCGGGGCCGCCGCGGTGCCGGACGCGCCGCCCGCCGTGCCCGCGGCCGAACGGGAGGCGCTGCGGGAGCAGATCCGCGAGGTGTACGCGCACTACGTCGCCCTCATGGAGGAGGAGCGGTACGCGCAGGCCACCGAGGTGGTGGACGAGATGATCGCGCCGGCCGCCCGCGCCCTGGGCTCGGAGAGCAAGGCGGTCCTCAGGTTGCGTACGTGGCGGGCGGTCGGCCGGCAGCTGGCCGGGGACCACCGGGCCGCGCTGCCGGAGTTCGAGGCGCTCGCGGACGCCTACGCACGCGTCGGCGGCGCGAGCAGCCAGGAGGCCCTGGACAGCCGCGCTCAGGCCGCCCGCTGCCGTGGCGAACTCGGCCAGGTCACCGAGGCGCTGGCCGGACTGAACGGCGTACTCGACGCCGTACGGGCCGTCGACGGGGACGTGAGCGAGAACGCGGTGGAGCTGCGCCGCGACATCGGCATGCTGCTGCTGGCGCAGCAGCGGGCGGCGGAGGCGTACGACGTCCTGGAGCCGTTGCACGCGGACCTGTGCGTGGTGTACGGC contains these protein-coding regions:
- a CDS encoding protein kinase domain-containing protein, whose product is MGDVWRGFDAVLDRPVAVKLVRPQAVTSPQLAEEFEKRFRREARVTARIQHPGVPQVYDAVLDESYDQLFLVMELVDGVPLTAYMHPGELLPVSWAVAVAAQVATVLSHAHEVPVVHRDLKPSNILVARDGTVKVLDFGIAAILRTDVTKLTATGSPIGTYQYMAPEQVRGARVTPRTDLYALGCVLHELLCGRPPFAGDSEWQLMTQHVNAAPTSLRQLRADVPEALEELVLHLLRKAPEARPVDVQEVYERLRPFLPAPGEESAPREAGPAGAPDPTGIFRRPYAPRSRTGTAGARSAGAAAVPDAPPAVPAAEREALREQIREVYAHYVALMEEERYAQATEVVDEMIAPAARALGSESKAVLRLRTWRAVGRQLAGDHRAALPEFEALADAYARVGGASSQEALDSRAQAARCRGELGQVTEALAGLNGVLDAVRAVDGDVSENAVELRRDIGMLLLAQQRAAEAYDVLEPLHADLCVVYGPDDELTTEVAETLAVIRLDLDGGASGSSP
- a CDS encoding helix-turn-helix domain-containing protein, giving the protein MTSVRDEEAGQGQAAVPVPVQGGQGQGSGNRRPGDEPGAGVVTAFGRQLKLLRIRAGLERPEFGKRMGYSPETVASIEQGRRIPQAGFIEKADEVLGAGGVLSALKEEVARAQYPAYFRDAACMEAKAVGLRVYAVFAVPGLLQTEDYARAVFQMQRPLLDDEVIEQRLEARLARQSIFERRHAPLMSFVIEEAVLRRPIGGRKVMREALEQVLLTAQLRHVEVQVMPTDREDNAALGGPFTLIDMDKRQRIAYAEVQDDSRLYMDATRVHELEARYGILRSQALTPTESSAFIELLMGES
- a CDS encoding sugar porter family MFS transporter — translated: MTSTEQAPGPGAGTAHPEHLGHVIFIAASAAMGGFLFGYDSSVINGAVEAIRSRYGIGSAELAQVIAIALIGCAVGAATAGRIADRIGRIRCMQIAATLFAASAIGSALPFALWDLAFWRIVGGFAIGMASVIGPAYIAEVSPPAYRGRLGSFQQAAIVVGIATSQLINWGLLHAAGGDQRGELLGLEAWQVMLGVMVVPAVLYGLLSFVIPESPRFLLSVGRRERAREILAEVEGKGVDLDARVAEIEHAMKREHKSTFKDLLGNSFLFKRIVWIGIGLSAFQQFVGINVAFYYSATLWQSVGINPTDSFLYSFTTSIINIIGTVIAMIFVDRIGRRPLALIGSSGMVVGLALEAWAFSHPLVDGKLPATQGLVALVAAHLFVLFFALSWGVVVWVLLGEMFPNKIRAAALGVAASAQWIANWMITVSFPSLADWNLSGTYLIYTFFAALSIPFVLKFVKETKGKALEEMG
- a CDS encoding ATP-binding protein — protein: MTATRSPLTAHQFTMRFSSTPRGARLARRLCGHRLDAWGIPYGSDAHDVVTLVAAELCANAVRHGHVAGRDFHLLLTADTATGTVRIEVSDTHGERLPAPPSSPPADGEEGRGLLLVAALADRWGCCPRRSGGPGKTVWAQCAAPGLISPPPLP
- a CDS encoding DUF397 domain-containing protein, which gives rise to MSVRIAHAVPEAAWFKSSYSTGGGGECVEVAATTEAVLIRDSKQPAAARLAVGADAWASFVQMAAGR
- the tgmA gene encoding putative ATP-grasp-modified RiPP, which gives rise to MFAHSDRLPTGTPLPDGISTPAPWGLRRMAPYPALAPSYARVELDPATQTGRYLDAAGQVMEMPGHETSTGTRPATNTGNPSDGSRPGGSGGGAQDSGNDTDQ